In Stanieria sp. NIES-3757, the DNA window ATTTTAGGTGACCGTGAGTTTGGTCATATATCATTGGCAGATTGGCTCGAAAAACAGGGATGTCAATACGTTATCAGAACGAAAGACAATAAATACATTAAGCAAAAAGAAGAAAATTATCAGTTATTAAAATCTTTAGGACTTAAACCAGGAAAATCTTTTTATTTACCATCGGTTAAACTAACCAAACAAAAAGGTTTTGGTGTAGTTAATCTTGCTGGATATTGGTCACAGAAGACCAAAAAGAAGCAAAAAAATGAAGGATGGTATTTGATTACAAATTTACCCAATTTAAAACAAGCGGTATTCGCTTACCAACATCGTTATGGAATCGAGGCAATGTTTAAAGATTGTAAAACAGGAGGTTATAATTTAGAACAATGTCATGGCAATGACCAACGTTTACTGGCTTTAGTTTTATTAATAGCAATCGCTTATACTTGTGCCATTAAAAGAGGTAAACAAATTAAATCTATGGGGATTCAAAAGTATATTTGTCGTCTAAAATCAGCTAGAAGAACTACAAGACGACACAGTAATTTTTGGATAGGTTTGTATGGTGGATTATGGATTAAAACCTATGAATTTTGTCATGATTTGGTAGAGCAGTTAATGAGATTTACTCCTAATAAGTTACCTTTCTACCAACAAGGTCTGAGGGCTAAAAGACTCATTCAAACTGCTTTTTAGCTTGGTTGTCACCCCGTAAGGGGTTTGGCAAAGCAGGTTAACATTATCCATAGGGTTATCATGAGTTGAGTGTAGTTACTTTTCATGAAACCCTTTTTCTTTCTGCTTTTCAACTTTTGTCCTGTACTTAGGGACAAAATTATAAATTTGCCCATAGATAGACGAATTTTGCCTTGGTTTTTGAGCTAATAAAATTAAAGTTTCGCGTAGAGCTAATTAGATGGAAACTAAAAAACTTGGCAATACAGATATAACGATTAGTGCCATTGGTTTAGGAGGGATGCCAATGTCATTAAGCGATCGCCCTTCGGAGTCTCAGTCTATTGCAGTGATTCATAAAGCTCTTGATCGTGGAGTGACTTTGATTGATACGGCTGATTCTTACTGTCGAGATGAATCGGATAAACATCACAATGAACGTTTAATTGCCAAAGCACTTTCTCAATATGAGGAAGATACTAGTCACGTTACTGTTGCTACTAAAGGGGGTTTAATGCGTCCTAATGGTAGTTGGACTCGTAATGGCAATCCTGCTCATCTCCGTGAAACTATTGCTCAAAATTATCAAGCTCTAGGTGGAGAAAAACCAATTACTTTATGGCAATATCACGCACCTGACCCTAACTATACAATTAAATCGGCTTTGACTCCAGCCAAAGAAGCAGTAGAACAAGGTTTGATTCATTATATCGGTGTTTCTAATTTTTCTGTTGAGCAAATCAAACAAGCACAAGAAGTAGTAAATATTGTTTCAGTTCAAAATCAATACAATCCTTGGCATCGTCAACCTGAATTTGATGGAGTAATAGATTATTGCGAACAAGAAGGTTTAACTTTTTTTCCCTGGAGTCCTTTGGGCGGAAGTAGCCGTGTTAGCCGTTTGCAAGATATTCCTGTTATTGCTCACCTAGCAGCCCAAGAAGGTATCAGTGTCTATCAGATTGTTTTGGCTTGGCTACGTGCAAAATCTCCTTGTATTGTGCCTATTCCTGGCGCGAGTAAAATTTCTAGTATTGAAGATTCAATTAAGGCAGTTGAAGTTAAATTATCTCAGCAGCAAGTCGAAAAAATTGATGCCCAACTAACACAGTAATTATCAACCCTTGCGATCGCTCTTGTACGAGCGAACCTCTCTCGGCACAGCCGAGGCGCGTAGCGAGTAGTTCACTCCCTTCGGTCGCGATCGCGCCTTTGAACCAAGTTTTATTCCAATCAAATATAGTTCGAGTTATACTAGAAAATTGCGTGATTATTTACTAAATAGAAATAAGAATTATGGCAAAAAAATCCATGATTGAGCGAGAAAAAAAACGCGCTCATCTAATAGAAAAATATGCTGCTAAAAGAGAAGAATTGAAAGAAGAGTTTCGTCAAGCAACTTCTCCTCTTGAAAAATTAGAAATTCATCGTCAATTACAACAACTGCCAAGAAATAGTGCACCCA includes these proteins:
- a CDS encoding putative transposase, producing the protein MLPKFYHKCFSKLLTSRQYTTLQIIIFLLQSYRTIQIEKLAALLPIPIKYESRRRHLQRLLISPKLRLKCLWVPILKKWLKINQSPNKIAYVAIDRTRWQERNLFVASLIQDKRAIPLHWLLLDKKGNSNFQEQKRLLKLVLRLLDGFKIVILGDREFGHISLADWLEKQGCQYVIRTKDNKYIKQKEENYQLLKSLGLKPGKSFYLPSVKLTKQKGFGVVNLAGYWSQKTKKKQKNEGWYLITNLPNLKQAVFAYQHRYGIEAMFKDCKTGGYNLEQCHGNDQRLLALVLLIAIAYTCAIKRGKQIKSMGIQKYICRLKSARRTTRRHSNFWIGLYGGLWIKTYEFCHDLVEQLMRFTPNKLPFYQQGLRAKRLIQTAF
- a CDS encoding aldo/keto reductase encodes the protein METKKLGNTDITISAIGLGGMPMSLSDRPSESQSIAVIHKALDRGVTLIDTADSYCRDESDKHHNERLIAKALSQYEEDTSHVTVATKGGLMRPNGSWTRNGNPAHLRETIAQNYQALGGEKPITLWQYHAPDPNYTIKSALTPAKEAVEQGLIHYIGVSNFSVEQIKQAQEVVNIVSVQNQYNPWHRQPEFDGVIDYCEQEGLTFFPWSPLGGSSRVSRLQDIPVIAHLAAQEGISVYQIVLAWLRAKSPCIVPIPGASKISSIEDSIKAVEVKLSQQQVEKIDAQLTQ
- the rpsN gene encoding 30S ribosomal protein S14, with product MIEREKKRAHLIEKYAAKREELKEEFRQATSPLEKLEIHRQLQQLPRNSAPSRKRNRCWVTGRPRGYYRDFGLSRNVLREWAHEGLLPGVVKSSW